The following proteins are co-located in the Sphingomonas panacis genome:
- a CDS encoding TonB-dependent receptor, protein MIDARTWRNVARTGISATALIAGSQAIAQTAVSPTEQPNPGSTIQSGPGQSGDATATTGDAGGDIVVRGVRGSLLRSIDTKRDASTIVDAISAEELGKFPNRNVAEALSNIPGVTVGRDGRGEGRSVTVRGLGENFALTTLNGRVLPTDGPDRSFAFDVLPSEVISGAEIQKAAQASQLEGSIGGNIDLRTARPFDHRGFHAAGSLEGQYNQFAEKGGIKASGVVSTTFANDTMGFLISGTYNKYKFRTDNLGEYSSNDIYDIVTGPGGQRSVVNVPDGGGVIEPYFYSVGYVQGERQRWGGSTAYQWKPSDSFELRIDGIYSNYTDTEHNHRVSVGLTPFDNDGNVRYDLNNVQIDKNKVLTNYTVNDATIDVLSTDEPRNSVTYQVGGHIDWKPLSNLKVAADVSYGKASDNTGGQNRFVVAGIPGSRAQVATRDGGLPDLILTIPNADGTVTNRTLDQAGNQDLRVHYIGIQGQNIADRSTSAKLDLLYEADNGLLRSIAFGGVFSDRKKTVDVIDNQYTTANNFGGYPFAFSAIGANVVQAPEFTNILPNLSGNFPRSIPAFDINTYLSSLQKAENNPNVINPNTGQVYPTGYGTQQVVPDQLASYAIKERTWNAYAQINVGGDRWKGDFGLRYINTTVDSLGYVATVRSYKVIGVGTANVVFNPIAPVNGGGSYQRLLPSANFSYDLARGLRVRLAASQALSRPTFGELSSAKDYSAAQSNTPVINDAGNPNLKPTSADQADISLEYYPNRRIALTLAGFYKHITNFVTTKTVAVTLVPTNQVPDAPASFAFSESTYVNGDSAKVYGIEAGAQYFLDNGLGFQANATYNHSRAITEGKVTTDLADAVPFSANAKIFYEKHGINASVSYQYQSSFTSSQYSYINTLAIKQKPYHELASSISYDILPQLTVYVQGSNLLDSATQRYSGYSNVPAFYEYTGRAFFFGVRARL, encoded by the coding sequence ATGATCGACGCTAGGACATGGCGCAACGTCGCACGCACGGGCATCAGCGCGACCGCACTGATCGCGGGATCACAGGCAATCGCCCAGACGGCCGTTTCGCCGACCGAGCAGCCGAACCCCGGCTCCACCATCCAGTCCGGCCCCGGTCAGAGCGGCGACGCGACCGCGACGACCGGTGATGCCGGCGGCGACATCGTCGTGCGCGGCGTGCGCGGCAGCTTGCTGCGCTCGATCGACACCAAGCGCGACGCCTCCACCATCGTCGATGCGATCTCGGCCGAAGAACTCGGCAAGTTTCCCAACCGCAACGTGGCGGAAGCGCTTTCGAACATTCCCGGCGTGACGGTCGGCCGCGATGGTCGTGGCGAGGGCCGCAGCGTCACCGTGCGCGGACTTGGCGAGAATTTCGCTCTGACCACGCTCAACGGTCGCGTTCTGCCGACCGACGGCCCGGACCGATCGTTCGCTTTCGACGTTTTGCCGTCAGAAGTGATCTCGGGCGCCGAGATCCAGAAGGCGGCGCAGGCATCGCAGCTCGAAGGCAGCATCGGCGGCAATATCGATCTGCGCACTGCGCGACCATTCGATCACCGCGGCTTTCATGCCGCCGGTTCGCTCGAAGGCCAGTACAACCAGTTCGCCGAGAAGGGCGGCATCAAGGCGTCGGGCGTCGTCAGCACCACCTTCGCCAACGACACGATGGGCTTCCTGATCTCGGGCACGTACAACAAGTACAAGTTCCGCACCGACAATCTCGGCGAATATTCCAGCAACGACATCTACGATATCGTCACCGGCCCGGGCGGGCAGCGTAGCGTCGTCAATGTGCCGGACGGCGGCGGCGTGATCGAGCCATATTTCTACAGCGTCGGATATGTGCAGGGCGAACGCCAGCGTTGGGGCGGATCGACCGCCTATCAGTGGAAACCCTCTGACAGTTTCGAGCTTCGCATCGACGGCATCTACAGCAACTATACCGATACCGAGCACAACCACCGCGTTTCGGTCGGCCTGACGCCCTTCGATAATGACGGCAACGTTCGCTACGATCTCAACAACGTCCAGATCGACAAGAACAAGGTTCTCACCAACTATACCGTCAACGACGCGACGATCGACGTGCTGTCGACCGACGAGCCGCGCAATTCTGTGACATACCAGGTGGGCGGCCATATCGACTGGAAGCCGCTCAGCAACCTGAAGGTCGCTGCGGACGTCTCCTACGGCAAGGCGTCTGACAATACCGGCGGCCAGAACCGCTTCGTGGTGGCGGGTATTCCGGGCTCGCGCGCGCAGGTTGCGACGCGCGACGGCGGCTTGCCCGATCTGATCCTGACCATCCCCAATGCCGATGGCACGGTGACCAACCGCACGCTCGATCAGGCTGGCAACCAGGATCTGCGCGTGCATTATATCGGCATCCAGGGCCAGAACATCGCCGACCGCAGCACCAGCGCCAAGCTCGACCTGCTGTATGAGGCGGATAACGGCCTGCTCCGCTCCATCGCATTCGGCGGCGTGTTCAGCGATCGCAAGAAAACCGTCGACGTGATCGACAACCAGTACACCACCGCCAACAATTTCGGCGGCTATCCGTTCGCGTTCTCGGCGATCGGCGCCAACGTCGTGCAGGCGCCCGAATTTACCAACATCCTGCCCAATCTGTCGGGCAACTTCCCGCGCTCGATCCCGGCGTTCGACATCAATACCTATCTGTCGTCGCTACAGAAGGCGGAGAATAACCCGAACGTCATCAACCCCAACACCGGGCAAGTCTATCCCACCGGCTACGGCACGCAGCAGGTCGTGCCGGATCAGCTCGCCTCCTATGCGATCAAGGAGCGGACCTGGAACGCCTATGCGCAGATCAACGTTGGCGGCGACAGGTGGAAGGGCGATTTCGGCCTGCGCTACATCAACACGACGGTTGATTCGCTGGGCTACGTTGCGACGGTTCGAAGCTATAAAGTGATCGGCGTGGGTACCGCCAACGTGGTGTTCAACCCGATCGCGCCGGTCAATGGCGGCGGCAGCTACCAGCGGCTGCTGCCCTCGGCGAACTTCTCCTACGATCTCGCGCGGGGCTTGCGGGTCCGCCTGGCGGCTTCGCAGGCGCTGTCGCGTCCGACATTCGGGGAGCTTTCGTCCGCCAAGGACTATTCCGCGGCACAGTCCAATACGCCGGTCATCAACGACGCAGGCAATCCAAACCTCAAGCCGACATCGGCCGATCAGGCGGACATCTCGCTCGAATATTACCCGAACCGCCGTATCGCGCTGACGCTGGCGGGCTTCTACAAACACATCACCAATTTCGTGACCACGAAGACTGTTGCGGTCACGCTGGTGCCGACCAACCAAGTTCCGGATGCACCGGCGAGTTTCGCGTTCAGCGAGTCGACCTATGTCAACGGCGACAGTGCCAAGGTGTACGGTATCGAGGCAGGTGCCCAGTATTTCTTGGATAACGGCCTCGGTTTCCAGGCGAACGCGACCTACAACCATTCGCGTGCCATTACCGAAGGCAAGGTGACGACCGATCTTGCCGATGCCGTGCCGTTCTCGGCAAACGCCAAGATCTTCTACGAAAAGCACGGCATCAACGCATCGGTGTCGTACCAGTATCAGTCGAGCTTCACCTCGTCGCAATACAGCTACATC
- a CDS encoding NPCBM/NEW2 domain-containing protein produces MKTTRKSSALVWTRAASFAVLAATLAQPTHAQVASLTPSGAFSVYQTSAAQTPPMGWNPWNAFHTDVDEAKIRAVARTIVDSGLARKGYRFINIDDGWALRRLADGRLRIRDSMFPSAKIPASDTGSFKPFTDYIHSLGLKAGLYTDIGRNTCAQVWDANSPNLPVGTVAERQVGSFGHAAQDMRTMFADWRFDYVKIDACGVADYTRDVAPVKAGDYQAFAPLIVRGNIPESDPASVEKLYATLGDAVRRWGGEAAVLSICAWGEALSPLWGHVRGNLWRTSPDIEFTWKSMLGNIDSMVDGALYAGPGHWNDPDMLAIGHGDFDATHLVEARSHFTMWAIMASPLLLGYDVRKPAPALLDIVGNPEVIAIDQDAAGNQGVPYRDGDAMVVVRTLTSPGARAVAMFNRGTEPVTAQVRWEQLGFAPGSRATVRDVWARRNRATAAGTITAELPAHGAVLLRVEGTPADPDTVPLDEMPARVNIAVDGLSPATALPMGQFPARINTAPDGTPLSVNGKHFAKGIGLFANSRVELRASGQFHRFVATPLVLSGAQPVRFRVYADRKLVAETSVTPSLEPHAIDADVTGAKVVELVAEGPNDPRVRPAMIAWGAAGFKR; encoded by the coding sequence ATGAAAACAACGAGAAAGTCGTCGGCACTGGTGTGGACGAGGGCGGCTTCGTTCGCCGTGCTTGCTGCCACCCTCGCCCAGCCGACGCATGCGCAAGTCGCGTCGCTTACGCCGTCCGGCGCATTCTCGGTCTATCAGACCAGCGCCGCCCAGACGCCGCCGATGGGCTGGAACCCGTGGAACGCATTTCACACCGATGTCGACGAAGCCAAGATTCGCGCCGTCGCCCGCACGATCGTCGACAGCGGGCTGGCGCGCAAAGGCTATCGCTTCATCAACATCGATGATGGCTGGGCTTTGCGGCGCCTCGCCGACGGGCGACTCCGCATTCGCGACAGTATGTTCCCATCAGCGAAAATCCCCGCAAGCGATACGGGGTCGTTCAAGCCGTTCACCGACTATATCCATAGCCTCGGCCTCAAGGCTGGCCTGTACACGGATATCGGCCGGAACACGTGCGCACAGGTTTGGGATGCCAACAGCCCCAATTTGCCGGTCGGCACGGTCGCCGAACGGCAAGTGGGCAGCTTCGGCCATGCCGCACAGGACATGCGGACGATGTTCGCGGATTGGCGGTTCGACTACGTCAAGATCGATGCGTGCGGAGTCGCGGATTACACGCGCGACGTCGCACCGGTGAAAGCCGGCGATTATCAGGCGTTTGCGCCGCTGATCGTGCGGGGCAATATCCCCGAGTCCGATCCGGCTTCGGTGGAGAAGCTCTATGCAACGCTGGGCGATGCGGTGCGCCGCTGGGGCGGCGAGGCGGCGGTGCTGTCGATTTGCGCCTGGGGTGAGGCGCTGTCGCCGCTCTGGGGCCATGTGCGCGGCAATCTGTGGCGGACCAGCCCCGACATCGAATTTACCTGGAAGAGCATGCTCGGCAACATCGACAGCATGGTCGACGGTGCACTCTACGCCGGGCCGGGGCATTGGAATGACCCCGACATGCTCGCGATCGGTCACGGCGATTTCGATGCGACTCATCTCGTCGAGGCGCGGTCACATTTCACGATGTGGGCGATCATGGCCTCCCCGCTGCTGCTCGGCTATGATGTGCGCAAGCCCGCGCCGGCGTTGCTCGACATCGTGGGCAACCCCGAGGTGATCGCGATCGATCAGGATGCGGCCGGCAACCAGGGTGTGCCGTATCGCGACGGCGACGCGATGGTCGTCGTTCGCACGCTGACCAGCCCCGGTGCGCGCGCGGTGGCGATGTTCAACCGCGGCACGGAGCCCGTCACGGCTCAAGTCCGTTGGGAGCAGCTCGGCTTCGCGCCAGGCAGCCGCGCGACCGTGCGCGATGTCTGGGCGCGGCGGAACCGCGCGACGGCCGCGGGCACGATCACGGCGGAACTGCCGGCACACGGCGCCGTATTGCTGCGCGTGGAGGGGACTCCCGCAGACCCGGATACCGTCCCGCTCGACGAGATGCCCGCCCGCGTCAACATCGCCGTCGATGGACTTTCGCCCGCCACCGCATTGCCGATGGGCCAGTTTCCGGCACGGATCAATACGGCGCCCGACGGGACGCCGCTGAGCGTGAACGGCAAGCACTTCGCCAAGGGGATCGGTCTGTTCGCCAATTCGCGAGTCGAGCTTCGCGCGAGCGGGCAGTTTCATCGTTTCGTCGCCACGCCGCTGGTGCTGAGCGGCGCGCAACCGGTTCGGTTCCGGGTCTATGCCGATCGCAAGCTTGTCGCAGAAACGTCGGTCACACCGTCGCTTGAACCGCATGCGATCGACGCCGACGTGACGGGCGCCAAGGTAGTCGAACTGGTCGCCGAGGGGCCGAATGATCCGCGTGTGCGACCTGCGATGATCGCGTGGGGCGCCGCCGGGTTTAAGCGGTGA
- the agaR gene encoding transcriptional repressor AgaR encodes MIRDTSERRLWISTQVRERGSVQVAPLAERFGVSMQTIRKDLRFLEQRGVMERSYGGAISADAVNASMENAVNVTAEPAVEVKRSSHADEKMRIGKRAAAMVSPGESIVLDSGTTTLQIARFLPDDEDITVLTNDLDILSVLATKERLNIVMLGGMLRRKNRAFYGAQTVAALEDLRVDKLFLGVDGFDIECGITTHYEPEAILNRKMVEAARDVIAVTDVSKFGRVCLHRIVSVENIHHLVTEAKVPDDIRAASARLGFRIHEA; translated from the coding sequence ATGATCCGGGACACCAGCGAGCGACGGTTGTGGATCAGCACGCAGGTCCGCGAGCGCGGCAGCGTCCAGGTGGCGCCGCTTGCCGAGCGGTTCGGCGTCTCGATGCAAACGATCCGCAAGGATCTGCGCTTCCTCGAACAGCGCGGTGTGATGGAGCGCTCCTATGGCGGCGCGATCAGCGCGGACGCAGTCAACGCCAGCATGGAGAACGCCGTCAACGTCACCGCGGAACCCGCTGTCGAAGTCAAACGGTCGAGCCATGCCGATGAGAAGATGCGCATCGGCAAACGCGCCGCCGCGATGGTGTCGCCTGGTGAATCGATCGTGCTCGATTCGGGTACGACAACGCTCCAGATCGCGCGCTTCCTGCCCGATGACGAGGACATCACCGTCCTGACCAACGATCTCGACATCCTTTCGGTGCTGGCCACGAAGGAGCGTCTCAACATCGTCATGCTCGGTGGCATGCTGCGCCGGAAGAACCGCGCGTTCTACGGTGCGCAAACCGTCGCGGCGCTGGAGGATCTGCGCGTCGACAAGCTATTTCTCGGCGTCGACGGGTTCGATATCGAATGCGGCATCACCACGCATTACGAGCCCGAGGCGATCCTCAACCGCAAGATGGTCGAAGCGGCGCGCGACGTGATCGCGGTGACCGACGTGTCCAAGTTCGGGCGAGTCTGCCTGCACCGGATCGTCTCGGTGGAGAACATCCATCACCTCGTCACCGAGGCCAAGGTGCCCGACGACATCCGCGCGGCATCCGCTCGGCTGGGGTTCCGTATCCACGAGGCCTGA
- a CDS encoding amidohydrolase family protein codes for MRRWATFLTLASTVALTAAAPAAPVYSEADFARVPKLDAHVHANRDARDFLRVARKDGFELLSINVDYPDFPPLATQATIAYKMHAADPKRFHFATTFSMDGFGGKDWTAQATRAVDAGFAHGAVAVKVWKNIGMIAKDTAGKRVFLDDPRFDPIMAHIQARGVPLIAHQGEPKNCWLPLDQMTTDNDRTYFSEHPEYYMYKHPEEPRYEQLMAARDRFVARHPKLAFDGAHMASLEWSVDELASFLDRYPNAVVDLAARMSQVQVQSNANHAKVRAFFLKYQDRLMYGTDLTDSPPDPKARAQNPPATGNFAKEADDNWRSDWRYLATSLSQPIAAIKADAPGLALPRSVIDKIYYSNARRFFHLKG; via the coding sequence ATGCGCCGATGGGCAACCTTCCTCACTTTGGCTTCCACCGTGGCGCTGACCGCCGCCGCCCCGGCCGCGCCGGTCTACAGCGAAGCCGACTTCGCCCGCGTCCCCAAGCTCGACGCGCACGTCCACGCCAACCGCGACGCGCGCGATTTCCTGCGCGTCGCGCGCAAGGACGGCTTCGAACTGCTCTCGATCAACGTCGATTATCCCGATTTCCCGCCGCTCGCGACCCAGGCGACGATCGCATACAAGATGCACGCCGCCGACCCCAAGCGCTTCCACTTCGCGACGACCTTCTCGATGGACGGTTTCGGCGGCAAGGACTGGACCGCGCAGGCGACCCGCGCGGTCGATGCCGGCTTCGCGCACGGCGCGGTCGCGGTGAAGGTGTGGAAGAACATCGGCATGATCGCGAAGGACACGGCGGGCAAGCGCGTGTTCCTCGACGATCCGCGCTTCGATCCCATCATGGCGCATATCCAGGCGCGCGGCGTGCCGCTGATCGCGCATCAGGGCGAGCCGAAGAATTGCTGGCTCCCGCTCGATCAGATGACAACGGACAACGACCGCACCTATTTCAGCGAACACCCCGAATATTACATGTACAAGCACCCCGAGGAGCCGCGGTACGAGCAACTCATGGCCGCGCGCGACCGCTTCGTGGCGCGGCATCCCAAGCTCGCCTTCGACGGCGCGCATATGGCGAGCCTCGAATGGAGCGTGGACGAACTCGCGAGCTTCCTCGATCGCTATCCCAATGCCGTCGTCGATCTGGCGGCGCGGATGAGCCAGGTTCAGGTCCAGTCGAACGCCAACCACGCCAAGGTCCGCGCCTTCTTCCTCAAATACCAGGACCGGCTGATGTACGGCACCGACCTGACCGATAGCCCGCCCGATCCCAAGGCGCGCGCGCAGAACCCGCCCGCCACCGGCAATTTCGCCAAGGAAGCCGACGATAACTGGCGTTCCGACTGGCGCTATCTGGCCACGTCGTTGTCGCAGCCGATCGCCGCCATCAAAGCGGACGCGCCCGGCCTCGCGCTGCCACGCAGCGTCATCGACAAGATCTACTATTCCAACGCGCGCCGCTTCTTCCACCTGAAGGGGTAA
- a CDS encoding glycoside hydrolase family 36 protein: MSQFRISRRSALTGAAAMFLSSPGFARVAIKDAPITKVSDGVLTIEFDSGLHSRISRGGTVLTAMEPGEAIRLGDQRVVDRFLLLDQTREAVSGAHGPGHVHHLRGGADWLEKRISVTFLDRYPGLALLDITYRNTGAAPLEILGWQAATHDLLAHPEGAWSFSGASYPDRRDWVQKVAPGFGQRNFMGMNASDYGGGTPVAVVWRRDAGIAVGHIDTVPRLVSLPVGGQPTGTRIAIASDTATLLAPGATLALPPVFLMVQQGDHFRPLDAYRRLMAERGIAAPAIPEPSYAPVWCAWGYGRDFTTTEVLTAMGKAKAIGLEWAVLDDGWQTSEGDWKLNPAKFPRGDADMKAFAGAIKAGGMRPRLWLAPLAADPGTDLLRDHPDMLLLDQNGAAQNVSFWDAFTLCPAYPPVVEYFRGQIRRILGWGFEGLKLDGQHLNGVAPCYNPAHNHARPEESYEKLQDFWKALYDEAISINPQAVMEICPCGDSFAFHNIPGMNHTPASDPTSSWQIRLKGKSFKAMMGPSAPFAGDHVELSDRHNDFATHYGIGAILSTKFTWPNDPVNTTDPLPPGGIALNPEKEALWRKWIALYHANMLPKGEYLGALYDIGFDKPEGHAIRAGGQMHYAFYADRWSGPVALRGLPPGRHRLTDGFTGQPLGTVSGPEATIPARFEHFLLVQATPIDGKTAA, translated from the coding sequence GTGTCGCAGTTCCGCATATCCCGTCGTAGCGCGCTTACTGGCGCGGCGGCGATGTTCCTCTCCTCGCCGGGGTTCGCGCGGGTCGCGATCAAGGACGCGCCGATCACCAAGGTGAGCGACGGCGTTCTCACCATCGAATTCGATTCCGGGCTGCACTCGCGCATCTCGCGCGGCGGCACCGTGCTGACCGCGATGGAGCCGGGGGAGGCGATCCGGCTCGGCGACCAGCGCGTTGTCGACCGTTTCCTGCTGCTCGACCAGACCCGCGAGGCGGTATCGGGCGCGCATGGCCCGGGCCATGTCCATCATCTGCGCGGCGGCGCCGATTGGCTTGAGAAGCGCATCTCCGTCACCTTTCTCGATCGCTATCCCGGTCTTGCCTTGCTCGACATCACCTATCGCAACACCGGCGCCGCGCCGCTCGAAATCCTCGGCTGGCAGGCGGCGACTCACGACCTGCTCGCGCACCCGGAGGGCGCGTGGAGCTTCTCGGGGGCATCCTATCCCGATCGTCGCGACTGGGTGCAAAAGGTCGCGCCGGGCTTCGGTCAGCGCAATTTCATGGGGATGAACGCGTCGGATTACGGCGGCGGCACCCCGGTCGCGGTGGTGTGGCGGCGCGACGCCGGCATAGCCGTCGGCCATATCGATACGGTGCCGCGCCTCGTGTCGCTCCCGGTCGGTGGCCAGCCGACGGGCACGCGCATCGCCATCGCCAGCGACACCGCCACATTGCTTGCGCCCGGCGCGACACTGGCGCTGCCGCCGGTGTTCCTGATGGTGCAGCAGGGCGACCATTTCCGCCCGCTCGACGCCTATCGCCGGCTGATGGCCGAGCGCGGCATCGCCGCGCCGGCGATCCCCGAGCCGAGCTACGCGCCGGTGTGGTGCGCGTGGGGCTATGGCCGTGACTTCACCACCACCGAAGTCCTCACCGCGATGGGCAAGGCCAAGGCGATCGGACTCGAATGGGCGGTGCTCGACGATGGCTGGCAGACCTCGGAGGGCGACTGGAAGCTCAACCCGGCCAAATTCCCCCGCGGGGACGCCGACATGAAGGCGTTCGCCGGCGCGATCAAAGCCGGCGGCATGCGGCCACGACTGTGGCTCGCCCCGCTCGCGGCGGACCCCGGCACCGATCTGCTGCGCGACCATCCCGACATGCTTCTGCTCGACCAGAATGGCGCCGCGCAGAACGTCAGTTTCTGGGACGCCTTCACGCTCTGCCCGGCCTATCCGCCGGTGGTGGAGTATTTCCGCGGCCAGATCCGCCGCATCCTCGGCTGGGGCTTCGAGGGACTCAAGCTCGACGGCCAGCACCTCAACGGCGTCGCGCCCTGCTACAACCCGGCGCATAACCATGCCCGGCCCGAGGAATCCTACGAAAAGCTCCAGGATTTCTGGAAGGCGCTCTACGACGAGGCGATCTCGATCAACCCGCAAGCGGTGATGGAAATCTGCCCCTGCGGCGATTCCTTCGCGTTCCACAACATCCCCGGCATGAACCACACGCCGGCCTCGGACCCGACCTCGTCGTGGCAGATCCGGCTCAAGGGCAAGAGCTTCAAGGCGATGATGGGGCCGTCGGCGCCGTTCGCCGGCGACCATGTCGAGCTGAGCGACCGGCATAACGACTTCGCGACGCATTACGGGATCGGCGCGATCCTCTCGACCAAATTCACCTGGCCGAACGATCCGGTCAACACCACCGATCCATTGCCGCCGGGCGGCATCGCGCTCAACCCTGAAAAGGAAGCGTTGTGGCGCAAGTGGATCGCTTTGTACCACGCCAACATGCTGCCCAAGGGCGAGTATCTCGGCGCGCTGTACGACATCGGCTTCGACAAGCCCGAGGGGCACGCGATCCGCGCGGGTGGACAGATGCATTACGCTTTCTACGCCGATCGCTGGTCCGGCCCGGTCGCGTTGCGCGGACTGCCGCCGGGCCGCCATCGCCTCACCGATGGCTTCACCGGCCAGCCGCTCGGCACCGTGAGCGGCCCCGAAGCGACCATCCCCGCCCGCTTCGAGCATTTCCTGCTCGTCCAGGCCACGCCAATCGATGGAAAGACCGCCGCATGA
- a CDS encoding DMT family transporter, which translates to MSTSASPSGRAWLLNALATVVLWGIWGAFSGLSPQHGFPETLVYCVWALTMIPPALIVLGLAKWKLDVNPRAIAYGLAVGVLGAGGQMVLFYAVTRGPAYLIFPVISLSPVVTIALSFLFMGERTGRLGAVGIALALLALPTFDFAPGGDAHGGGWLVLAVIVMLCWGLQAYFMKSANHIMSGESIFFYMTVTGLALVPVALALTDFSRPINYGLDGPALAALIQMLNAVGALTLVFAFRYGKAIIVAPLTNAGAPLATAIISLIALSVVPGPIKLVGIGLALAASLMLAIEPDAKDETTLAADA; encoded by the coding sequence ATGAGCACAAGCGCCTCCCCAAGCGGCCGCGCCTGGCTGCTCAACGCCCTCGCCACCGTCGTGCTGTGGGGTATCTGGGGCGCGTTCTCCGGGCTGTCGCCGCAGCACGGTTTCCCTGAGACGCTGGTCTATTGCGTGTGGGCGCTGACGATGATCCCGCCCGCACTGATCGTGCTCGGGCTGGCGAAGTGGAAGCTCGACGTCAATCCGCGCGCGATCGCTTATGGTCTCGCGGTCGGCGTGCTCGGCGCGGGCGGGCAGATGGTGCTGTTCTACGCGGTCACGCGCGGGCCGGCCTATCTGATCTTCCCGGTGATTTCGCTGTCGCCGGTCGTCACCATCGCCTTGTCGTTCCTGTTCATGGGCGAGCGCACCGGACGGCTCGGCGCGGTCGGCATCGCGCTCGCGCTGCTCGCGCTGCCGACCTTCGATTTCGCGCCGGGTGGTGATGCGCATGGCGGCGGCTGGCTGGTGCTGGCGGTGATCGTGATGCTGTGCTGGGGGCTTCAGGCCTATTTCATGAAATCGGCCAATCACATCATGTCGGGCGAGAGCATCTTCTTCTACATGACGGTGACGGGGCTGGCCTTGGTGCCCGTCGCGCTGGCGCTGACCGACTTCAGCCGTCCGATCAATTATGGTCTCGATGGCCCTGCCCTCGCCGCCCTGATCCAGATGCTCAACGCGGTCGGCGCGCTGACTTTGGTGTTCGCGTTCCGATACGGCAAGGCGATCATCGTCGCGCCGCTGACCAACGCCGGCGCACCGCTCGCCACCGCGATCATCTCGCTCATCGCGCTGAGCGTGGTGCCGGGGCCGATCAAGCTGGTCGGTATCGGCCTCGCGCTGGCGGCATCGTTGATGCTCGCGATCGAGCCGGACGCGAAGGACGAGACGACCTTGGCCGCAGATGCCTAA
- a CDS encoding D-tagatose-bisphosphate aldolase, class II, non-catalytic subunit has protein sequence MEMIRNLVADHKSGKRVGVTSVCSAHPLVIEATFRHALRNAAPFVLIEATSNQVNQDGGYTGMVPVAFRAFVEAIATRLDFPLDRLVLGGDHLGPNAWTSLPADAAMAKAEVMIADYVRAGFAKIHLDCSMSCADDPAPLPERTIAERAARLCRVAEDAYSGHPAEAPVYVIGTEVPVPGGAAEDLDTLAVTTPEAALATLDMHRALFRERGLQDAWERVIATVVQPGVEFDHMKVVDYRPDAATALSAAIVPVDHVVFEAHSTDYQTPAALSALVRDHFAILKVGPGVTFALREALWALDAIERETVAPARRANLRDVAIARMKAEPGHWRKYYHETGDALDLQLQYSLSDRIRYYWPDAEIAAAQGRLFDNLRGEVPPLPLLSQYLPIAYAAVRDGTATLDPIDLIVAHIGATLDAYHGACNPNV, from the coding sequence ATGGAAATGATTCGAAATCTCGTCGCTGATCACAAAAGCGGCAAACGTGTCGGCGTCACCTCGGTCTGTTCGGCGCACCCGCTCGTGATCGAGGCGACGTTCCGGCACGCGCTGCGCAACGCCGCGCCGTTCGTGCTGATCGAGGCGACGTCCAACCAGGTCAATCAGGACGGCGGCTATACGGGTATGGTGCCCGTCGCTTTCCGTGCGTTCGTCGAAGCGATCGCGACACGGCTCGATTTCCCGCTCGATCGGCTCGTGCTGGGCGGCGACCATCTCGGCCCCAACGCCTGGACCAGCCTGCCAGCCGACGCCGCGATGGCCAAGGCCGAGGTGATGATCGCCGATTATGTCCGCGCCGGTTTCGCCAAGATCCATCTCGATTGCTCGATGAGTTGCGCCGACGATCCCGCGCCGCTCCCCGAACGCACCATCGCCGAGCGCGCCGCGCGGCTGTGCCGAGTCGCCGAGGACGCCTATTCCGGCCATCCCGCCGAAGCGCCGGTCTATGTGATCGGCACCGAAGTGCCGGTGCCGGGCGGTGCCGCCGAGGATCTCGACACGCTCGCGGTGACCACGCCCGAAGCGGCGCTGGCCACGCTCGACATGCACCGCGCGCTGTTCCGCGAGCGGGGCTTGCAGGACGCGTGGGAGCGGGTGATCGCGACCGTGGTCCAGCCGGGCGTCGAGTTCGACCATATGAAGGTGGTCGATTACCGCCCTGACGCCGCGACCGCGCTCAGTGCCGCGATCGTGCCGGTCGATCACGTCGTCTTCGAGGCGCATTCGACCGATTACCAGACGCCGGCAGCGCTGAGCGCTTTGGTGCGCGACCATTTCGCGATTCTCAAGGTCGGGCCGGGCGTCACCTTCGCCTTGCGCGAGGCTTTATGGGCGCTCGACGCGATCGAGCGTGAAACCGTGGCGCCAGCCAGGCGCGCAAATCTGCGTGACGTCGCGATCGCCCGGATGAAGGCCGAGCCGGGCCATTGGCGCAAATATTACCACGAGACCGGCGACGCGCTCGATCTACAACTGCAATACAGTCTGAGCGACCGCATCCGCTATTACTGGCCCGACGCCGAGATCGCCGCGGCGCAGGGGCGGCTTTTCGACAATCTGCGTGGCGAAGTCCCGCCGCTGCCGCTGCTCAGCCAATATCTGCCCATCGCCTACGCGGCGGTGCGCGATGGCACCGCGACACTGGACCCGATCGATCTGATCGTCGCGCACATCGGCGCGACGCTCGATGCTTATCATGGAGCCTGCAATCCCAATGTTTGA